Proteins encoded together in one Lathyrus oleraceus cultivar Zhongwan6 chromosome 5, CAAS_Psat_ZW6_1.0, whole genome shotgun sequence window:
- the LOC127079027 gene encoding uncharacterized protein LOC127079027 — MAALIQQGVILVAHDYYYVLIRKIFIISLPNPDRFTNVENVHIKVRDEFVTNGGGPGDEVLRELQAIWETKMIQAGAVLGPIERSTGANRPTPGGPITPVHDLNVPYEGTEEYETPTAEILFPPTPLQTPIQTPLPGAGETPNYNIPTGPSDYSSSGNETGGNADVKGGRPSPFMQPPSPWMNQRPPLDVNVAYVEGREEAERGASNQPMTQDFFTVPGGKRKRNNMPPPYDVGGYIPQQDGAGDAGSGDFEIEVWSLSHCLSASIFYNNLYLYMLGTCISLVSCR, encoded by the exons ATGGCAGCTCTCATCCAGCAAGGTGTAATTTTGGTTGCACATGATTACTACTATGTTCTGATTCGTAAAATATTTATCATTTCACTTCCTAATCCTGACAGA TTTACTAATGTTGAGAATGTGCATATCAAGGTTCGAGATGAGTTCGTCACCAACGGTGGTGGTCCTGGAGATGAAGTTCTCAGAGAGCTTCAAGCC ATTTGGGAAACGAAGATGATTCAAGCTGGTGCCGTGCTTGGTCCTATTGAGAGGTCTACTGGTGCTAATAGACCGACTCCTGGTGGTCCCATTACTCCGGTTCATGATCTGAATGTGCCGTATGAGGGAACTGAGGAGTATGAAACTCCTACTGCTGAAATACTTTTCCCCCCT ACGCCATTGCAAACTCCAATTCAAACCCCTTTACCGGGAGCTGGGGAGACCCCAAATTATAACATTCCTACTGGACCAAGTGACTACTCTTCTTCTGGAAATGAAACCGGTGGAAATGCTGATGTTAAAGGTGGAAGACCAAGTCCATTCATG CAACCTCCTTCTCCTTGGATGAATCAGAGGCCTCCACTTGATGTCAATGTTG CTTATGTGGAAGGACGGGAAGAGGCAGAGAGAGGAGCTTCTAATCAGCCTATGACACAA GATTTCTTCACAGTGCCTGGTGGAAAGCGTAAACGCAATAATATGCCTCCACCATATGATGTTGGAGGGTATATACCTCAGCAAGATGGAGCTGGTGATGCTGGATCCGGCGATTTTGAAATTGAGGTGTGGTCTTTATCCCACTGTTTGTCAGCATCAATCTTTtataataatttatatttatatatgCTAGGCACTTGCATTTCACTTGTAAGTTGTAGGTAG
- the LOC127087997 gene encoding protein PHLOEM PROTEIN 2-LIKE A10 yields MDLPLYRKGLNLSFYRRNKKRLLLIAVLGASGYGAYKAYHLPYVVRKRNRLMKLIRAFVSLAELVSNSAETVSIVSNDLNRFLASESDEIPNSLKQLSKIATSNEFSIMVSRLSQSLTQGVLIGYSNCNKASEISVDVSSLSDRVMERLFSKAGTGFVSVVVGSFARNLVLGFYSNESVDSGSRRTDGVPGWVSVLCDEKCGKLIGDCVQTFVSTAVAIFLDKTMDVNTYDEVFAGLTNPKHHEKVKGVLVSLCNGAVETLVRTSHQVLTNPNVKSNSSSPRENGCLKPEAYVQKIRIGSSVSGVGDSGWLEQIKSTMSVPANQRFVLDVTGRVTFETARSFVEFLIWRISDGFKRSVNKVHDDVLDKGMQVVRYVGAKSSVILTLCLALYLHVLGGSRILLHA; encoded by the coding sequence ATGGACCTTCCACTGTACCGGAAGGGTCTCAATCTCAGTTTCTATCGAAGAAACAAAAAACGGCTTCTCCTAATTGCCGTTTTAGGAGCTTCCGGTTACGGTGCTTACAAAGCCTATCATTTACCCTATGTTGTTCGGAAGAGGAACCGTCTCATGAAGCTCATTAGAGCCTTCGTTTCTCTCGCTGAGCTCGTTTCTAATTCCGCAGAAACTGTTTCAATTGTTTCTAACGATCTGAACCGTTTTCTCGCTTCTGAATCCGATGAAATTCCGAATAGTTTGAAGCAATTATCGAAAATCGCCACGTCGAACGAGTTTTCGATAATGGTTTCTAGGCTTTCGCAGTCTTTGACGCAGGGGGTTTTGATTGGGTATAGTAATTGTAATAAAGCATCGGAAATTAGCGTGGATGTTTCGAGTTTGTCGGATAGGGTGATGGAGAGGCTCTTCTCTAAGGCTGGAACTGGTTTTGTTTCGGTTGTGGTTGGGAGTTTTGCTAGGAATTTGGTTTTGGGTTTTTACTCTAATGAGAGTGTTGATTCGGGTTCTCGACGAACGGATGGTGTTCCGGGATGGGTGAGTGTGCTTTGTGATGAGAAGTGTGGGAAGCTGATAGGGGATTGTGTGCAGACTTTTGTGAGTACTGCTGTTGCTATTTTTCTTGATAAAACAATGGATGTTAATACCTATGATGAAGTGTTTGCTGGTTTGACTAATCCGAAACACCATGAGAAGGTGAAGGGGGTTTTGGTTTCCCTGTGTAATGGCGCTGTTGAGACTCTTGTTAGAACATCTCATCAGGTTTTGACAAATCCAAATGTTAAATCCAATTCAAGTTCGCCGAGGGAAAATGGGTGTTTGAAACCGGAGGCCTATGTTCAGAAAATCAGAATTGGAAGCTCTGTTAGTGGAGTTGGGGATTCTGGGTGGCTTGAACAGATTAAATCAACTATGTCTGTGCCAGCTAACCAGAGGTTTGTGCTTGATGTCACAGGAAGAGTGACATTCGAAACAGCGAGGTCATTTGTGGAGTTCTTGATATGGAGAATATCGGATGGTTTTAAAAGGAGTGTTAATAAGGTTCATGATGATGTTTTAGACAAAGGAATGCAGGTCGTTAGATACGTAGGAGCTAAATCGTCGGTTATTCTAACCTTATGTCTTGCTTTATATCTACATGTTTTGGGTGGTAGTAGGATTCTATTACATGCTTAG